The genome window CCGCACTGGCATCCACACTGTGGAAACAAGCCAACCGCACGCTGAACTTAACCGATTTGGGATTTTCGGCGCGCTTTGCCGCCCAGCGTTACGAGCGTGAACTGCTGGGGCGCGATCCCAATCGCGACCTGTTACGCGCCCTGCAGGTCAGCGACAGCCAGCCGGTGGGAAGCGACCGCTTGATGGTACTGAACGCGCGAATCATCAATCAGCGGGGAAAACTGGGGTCGCCAATTGAAATGGAAGCCATTCGTTCCGATACCACCTTCCACATGACCGTTAAGGTGGATCTGGCGCTGTTTTCGGAGTGGGCAAAACGCGCCGGGCTGACTCTGCCCGCCGAAAGCGCATTGATGAACCTGCCCGGCATCGTCAACGCCCGCAGCCGCAGTCTGGCAAAACGCGAAGAGGCATGGTTTGCCGCCGTTCCCGGCGCCGGCGCGGTGGCTTCTTTTTACAGACAGATTGCCAGCGTCAATCTGCCCGCCGGACAGATGTTCCTGCCCCTGGGATGGGGTACCGGCTGGGAAAGCAAAACGCTGGGCGCCAGTTTGATGCAGGATCCCCATCTGCGCGAGACGCTGTTGAGAAAATACTCCATGACCAGAGGGCGGCGCAATAAGGGAGACCCCTTCCCGCTTTCCCGCCGCGTCGCCATGCGGGTGCAGAAAACCCCCAACGGCGCGTTACAGGAAACCCTGTTCCTGCCGTTGGGCTGGGTGCTGGTAAGTTTTAAAGTCGTCAAAGGACCACAATCTGTTTGGAGAGGATGATGAAACTTTTAACATTTCTGGGATTAGGGAATTACACTCCCACCACATATACCTGGGATGGGCAGGAAATGGAAACTTCCTTTGCTCCCCTTGCTTCATGCCGATTTCTAAAAGCCGACCAGATAGTTGTCTTTCTTACCCAAAAAGCAAGAGAAAATGTTTTTAATAACTTCATTAAGCATGCTCAGGAAAGTGTTCAAGCCAATGTAATTCCCGTGGATATCCCTGCGGGAGCAAAAGAAGAAGAATTATGGCAAATCTTCAGCGCCATTCTTGAGCAAACCAGTCCTGACGAGGAACTGGCTTTTGATGTCACCCACGGATTTCGCTCCTCGCCCATGATCAGCCTGCTGGCAGCAGCGTTCATGCGTTCTGCCTTTAATGTGAAACTCAAGGCGATCCTTTATGGAGCCTACGATGCAAAAGATGAAGCCAATCGTACCCCAATTTTTGATTTATCCCCAATGATTACTCTATTGGAGTGGGCTGTTGCGGCAGACCGATTTAACCGCACTGGCGACTCGCGATACTTTGCATCTCTAATCCGCGAACAGCAAAAATCGCTTGCATTAAGAGGAATGCTAGAAGAAGCAGGAACATTGGGCAAACTGCAAAAGAATCTTACTGAACTCTCCCTATATCTCCACATGATTCGTCCTGAGCAAGCCATGCAAGCAGCAGAAGAATTGAAAGATCACATTGAGTGTTCTACCTCTGCTCTGGAAAAAGCTATGGGCACTCTCCCCTTCCGCGCCCTGCTCAATACAGTAAAAGAAGCCTACCATCCTGTTGCTCATCATGCCAAACCGAAAGATTTAGCACAATTGAAAGAAATGCTTGCAACAGAACGGATAATGATTGGATGGTATATCGAGCGGGAATTATGGATGCAGGCAGCGGCACTGATTCGAGAATGGCTGGTTTCCTGGGTGATGGCACAAATGGGAGAGGTAAATATTTCAAATAGAACTAATCGAGAAAGATTTGAATCGGTCATCAGCATTGAAGCCCACGCTTTTCTTAATGCCAAACATCAACAACCCCCATTTTCTTCAACTTTTTTGTCTAACCTGCCAGAACAGGAACAATTTTTTGGACGATGGCTCAGTTTTACCGAACCGCGCAATGATTTAATGCATGCAGGGCAAAGAGATGACTCTAAAGAGCCCAACACTCTTATCAGTCAAATCAAAGAAACGTACAACTGGTTAGTCACTCTCCCTGTTTAGGAGCACCATGATTCTTCTCACCCTGCTGGGCGAACAACCCATTCCCAACCTTTTACCTCTATGGCAGTACCGCGAATTCAGCGGCGTGCAGTTTGTGGTGACGCCGCGCACCCGTCCGCTGGCAGAGTCGCTGGCGGCTTTCATTCGACAGGATCGCACGCTTCAGCACCTGCAGGTGCATGAACCGCTGGATGTGGAAGCCTATGACCTGTCCCAAACGCGCTTGCGCCTGATTCAAGCCCTGATGAGCCACATCCGTGCGCATACGCCGGTGACGCTCAACCTGACCGGCGGGACGAAACTGATGAGCCTTGCCGCCATGCAAGCCGCGTATGGTCTGGCAGTGCCTCTGCTGTACGTGAGCAGTGAAACCGGCGAGATGATTCTGTACACCTCCGACGGCATAGAGCAAAAGCGGGAGCCGATTCATGTTTCGATTACCGCGGATCAGTACCTGCAGGCGCACGGCATTGAATCCAGCCCCTATCAAAATTTTGCCGAGAACGAAAAATACGCTCCCATCCGCTCTACCAAAGAAGGCGACTGGCTGGAAGAGGCCGTGTATCAGGCGGCATTGCAGTCGGGTATGTTTGACGATGTGCGCAAAAATGTGTACATCCGCCGCCGCGGGCGCAAAGATGCCGTGATCAACGAACTGGATGTGGTGGTCACCCGCAACGGCTTGCTGGGGGTGTGTTCCTGTAAATCCGGGAAAAAACTGGACAAAGACGACCTTTACGAACTGGAAGCGCTCTCCAGCCGGGAAAAATTCGGCATTTACTGCGGAAAAGTGTTCGCCTGCGCCACTGACGAAATTCCTGAAGGGATCAAAGAGCGCGCCAGCGCTGATAAAATCCGCCTGGCTTTTGGGAAAGACGTTGCTCAAAAAGCAGTCCAGCAACTGCTTGAATCTTTAAAACGCTTTTAGAGGTCTTCATGATTTTGCTCAACTTCTCGCATCCGCTGACATCCAGCCAGAAAGAACAAATTGAAGCCCTTACCGGGCAGGCACTGGACAAAGTACTGGATTTAGCCGTGCATTTCGATAACCAGTTGCCCTTCATTCCTCAACTGGAAGCCTTGAT of Anaerolinea thermophila UNI-1 contains these proteins:
- a CDS encoding Card1-like endonuclease domain-containing protein, with protein sequence MILLTLLGEQPIPNLLPLWQYREFSGVQFVVTPRTRPLAESLAAFIRQDRTLQHLQVHEPLDVEAYDLSQTRLRLIQALMSHIRAHTPVTLNLTGGTKLMSLAAMQAAYGLAVPLLYVSSETGEMILYTSDGIEQKREPIHVSITADQYLQAHGIESSPYQNFAENEKYAPIRSTKEGDWLEEAVYQAALQSGMFDDVRKNVYIRRRGRKDAVINELDVVVTRNGLLGVCSCKSGKKLDKDDLYELEALSSREKFGIYCGKVFACATDEIPEGIKERASADKIRLAFGKDVAQKAVQQLLESLKRF
- the csm5 gene encoding type III-A CRISPR-associated RAMP protein Csm5; amino-acid sequence: MPEYALLELEVSTLTPLHIGTGVDLLHEYDYIVAGGKTWRINHGALLEAQDVDDPKQLDFLSRTPPARLLKPTDFTPQSPFFRYIMAGAPRATGEGAVLREQIKDVYDRPYLPGSSLKGALRTALASTLWKQANRTLNLTDLGFSARFAAQRYERELLGRDPNRDLLRALQVSDSQPVGSDRLMVLNARIINQRGKLGSPIEMEAIRSDTTFHMTVKVDLALFSEWAKRAGLTLPAESALMNLPGIVNARSRSLAKREEAWFAAVPGAGAVASFYRQIASVNLPAGQMFLPLGWGTGWESKTLGASLMQDPHLRETLLRKYSMTRGRRNKGDPFPLSRRVAMRVQKTPNGALQETLFLPLGWVLVSFKVVKGPQSVWRG
- the csx2 gene encoding TIGR02221 family CRISPR-associated protein produces the protein METSFAPLASCRFLKADQIVVFLTQKARENVFNNFIKHAQESVQANVIPVDIPAGAKEEELWQIFSAILEQTSPDEELAFDVTHGFRSSPMISLLAAAFMRSAFNVKLKAILYGAYDAKDEANRTPIFDLSPMITLLEWAVAADRFNRTGDSRYFASLIREQQKSLALRGMLEEAGTLGKLQKNLTELSLYLHMIRPEQAMQAAEELKDHIECSTSALEKAMGTLPFRALLNTVKEAYHPVAHHAKPKDLAQLKEMLATERIMIGWYIERELWMQAAALIREWLVSWVMAQMGEVNISNRTNRERFESVISIEAHAFLNAKHQQPPFSSTFLSNLPEQEQFFGRWLSFTEPRNDLMHAGQRDDSKEPNTLISQIKETYNWLVTLPV